A stretch of Pseudolysobacter antarcticus DNA encodes these proteins:
- the rpoE gene encoding RNA polymerase sigma factor RpoE, with product MGELESDQQLVERVQSGDKRAFDLLVRKYQHKLVSVISRYIKDWSECQDVAQESFIRAYRAIGNFRGDSAFYTWIYKIAINTAKNYLVSQNRRPPTDDIAIEDAVLLDGGTRLKDSATPENEMLRQEIEQTVFATVEQLPEELKTAITLREVDGLSYEEIAEAMNCPIGTVRSRIFRAREAIDIQLRPLLADGKA from the coding sequence ATGGGCGAATTAGAATCGGATCAACAGCTGGTTGAGCGTGTGCAGAGCGGCGACAAGCGCGCCTTCGATCTGCTCGTGCGCAAGTACCAGCACAAATTGGTGAGCGTGATCTCGCGCTATATCAAGGACTGGAGCGAATGCCAGGATGTGGCGCAGGAATCGTTCATTCGGGCGTATCGCGCGATCGGCAATTTTCGTGGCGACAGTGCGTTTTATACGTGGATTTACAAGATTGCGATCAACACCGCGAAAAATTATCTGGTGTCACAGAATCGGCGACCACCGACCGACGACATCGCGATCGAAGATGCGGTGTTGCTGGATGGCGGCACGCGGCTGAAAGACAGCGCCACGCCAGAGAACGAAATGTTGCGTCAGGAAATTGAACAAACCGTATTCGCCACGGTCGAACAACTGCCAGAAGAACTGAAAACGGCCATCACTCTCCGCGAAGTGGACGGTCTGAGTTACGAGGAAATCGCGGAGGCAATGAACTGCCCCATCGGTACTGTGCGTTCCCGTATTTTTCGGGCGCGCGAGGCCATTGATATCCAACTTCGACCGCTGCTTGCGGACGGCAAGGCGTAA
- a CDS encoding sigma-E factor negative regulatory protein, whose protein sequence is MTEQFNEQLSVLMDGELPRDSVRFLLRGIDADPALAQTWSRYQVARSCLRRQTDAFVSIDFSATVMARIDEESVVISVRANEHRWLRWAAGGAVAASVAVAALMVSRPAISPESPARNVAAADPVRAAPVLQERTPASMEQKVPAMAASMVDYSTPTASDPRLDSYLVRHYEATGQGMRSGMVPYVMLVVPQRTAQSATLPRTQETPANAQ, encoded by the coding sequence ATGACCGAACAATTCAACGAACAACTCAGCGTACTCATGGATGGCGAACTGCCGCGCGATAGCGTCCGGTTTCTGCTGCGTGGCATAGATGCCGATCCTGCGCTGGCGCAAACTTGGTCGCGCTATCAAGTGGCGCGCAGCTGCCTGCGGCGACAAACCGATGCGTTTGTCAGCATCGATTTTTCCGCGACAGTGATGGCACGGATCGATGAGGAATCGGTGGTCATCAGCGTTCGTGCGAACGAACATCGCTGGCTGCGCTGGGCGGCAGGTGGCGCGGTGGCGGCGTCGGTAGCAGTAGCCGCACTGATGGTTTCTCGGCCGGCAATCAGCCCGGAGTCGCCCGCAAGGAATGTCGCCGCCGCCGATCCAGTGCGCGCCGCGCCGGTTTTGCAAGAACGTACGCCCGCATCGATGGAACAGAAGGTTCCGGCGATGGCCGCCAGCATGGTCGATTACAGCACGCCGACGGCTTCCGATCCGCGACTGGATTCGTATCTGGTGCGGCATTACGAAGCGACCGGGCAGGGCATGCGCTCGGGCATGGTTCCTTACGTGATGCTGGTCGTGCCGCAACGCACCGCGCAATCCGCGACGTTGCCACGCACGCAGGAAACACCCGCCAACGCGCAATGA
- a CDS encoding MucB/RseB C-terminal domain-containing protein, producing the protein MPGAIRCGCGILLLALVATSSRADETADPQQLLAQMASAMRDLDYDGSFIYEHDGRVDTLRVFHAGGVDERERLISLNGARREVVRNSRSITSVQPNQLPTVFGAESNRRLVPLVPEARAEGLQENYTLRLIGEDRIAGFSAQVIDVQATDKYRYSYRLWLEKNSHLLLRSMLLDADQHSLQQLMFVALNIGGHVNETDLALSEVPARTIAAQAQEVLLTTPSEWKLGELPAGFSMSARRGPADATNNAEHWLLSDGVANVSVYLEPANTAPGVLTQGKISRGVLNVFVRNLNGYQVTALGEVPPATVEKIADALTHAAPAVAH; encoded by the coding sequence ATGCCTGGTGCGATACGCTGCGGCTGCGGAATATTGTTGCTGGCGCTGGTCGCCACAAGCAGCCGCGCCGATGAGACTGCAGATCCGCAACAACTGCTGGCGCAGATGGCCAGCGCGATGCGCGACCTCGACTACGATGGCTCTTTTATCTACGAACACGATGGCCGCGTCGATACCTTGCGCGTTTTTCATGCAGGTGGAGTGGATGAGCGCGAACGTTTGATCAGCCTCAACGGCGCGCGCCGCGAAGTGGTGCGCAACAGTCGCAGCATTACCAGCGTGCAACCGAATCAGCTGCCCACAGTATTTGGCGCCGAAAGCAATCGTCGTCTCGTGCCATTAGTGCCGGAGGCGCGGGCTGAAGGTCTGCAGGAAAACTACACGCTGCGCCTGATTGGCGAAGATCGGATTGCGGGCTTCAGCGCGCAAGTAATTGACGTGCAGGCCACGGACAAATATCGCTACAGTTATCGATTGTGGCTGGAAAAAAATTCGCATCTTTTGTTGCGCTCAATGTTGCTGGATGCCGATCAGCATTCGCTGCAGCAACTGATGTTTGTCGCGCTGAATATTGGCGGGCACGTGAATGAAACCGACTTGGCGCTGAGTGAAGTCCCGGCCAGAACCATCGCCGCGCAGGCGCAAGAAGTCCTGCTGACCACGCCATCTGAATGGAAGCTCGGCGAATTACCGGCGGGTTTCAGCATGAGCGCACGGCGCGGGCCAGCTGATGCGACTAACAATGCGGAACATTGGTTGTTATCCGATGGTGTTGCCAACGTTTCGGTTTATCTAGAGCCGGCCAACACAGCGCCTGGCGTGCTGACTCAGGGCAAGATATCGCGCGGTGTGCTCAACGTATTCGTGCGTAACCTCAATGGCTATCAGGTCACTGCGCTCGGCGAAGTGCCGCCGGCGACGGTCGAGAAAATTGCCGACGCGCTTACTCACGCGGCGCCCGCAGTCGCGCACTGA
- a CDS encoding DegQ family serine endoprotease: MKLLVSVMLSGVLLGGAGIARADLPDFTQLVEKNAPAVVNVQATHSGKIDSETAEAGDEQDMPDVLRRFFGPQGPQGPQGQGRPRGAGEGTSIGSGFIISADGYVLTNNHVVEGADQVTVRLSDRRELDAKVVGTDPQTDIALLKVEASSLPVVAIGDSTKLKQGQWVVAIGSPFNFDHTVTHGIISSVQRKFGGADQQYVGFIQTDVPINRGNSGGPLFNLNGEVIGINSQILSNTGGYMGVSFSIPIDVAMNDVEQIKSKGHVSRGMIGVQIQDINREMAQSLGLPRPGGALVNKITPAGAAEKAGIHVGDVIVSFNGKDLDHSSDLPPLVGMSKPGSQVEVKLFRDGKTLTVPVTVGELPQDKNALAAAATATPTAGNPLGIVVEDLTAEQRKDLGLKDQGVVISNITGAARRTQLQQGDVILMVGKKAVKSALELNLALKDLKPGDTAMLLVRREDATSFVAVTMPKAKDKG, encoded by the coding sequence ATGAAATTGTTGGTCTCTGTGATGCTGTCCGGCGTGCTGCTGGGTGGCGCTGGAATAGCCCGCGCGGATTTGCCGGACTTCACCCAACTGGTGGAGAAAAATGCGCCGGCGGTTGTCAATGTGCAGGCAACTCATAGCGGAAAAATCGATAGTGAAACCGCCGAAGCTGGTGACGAGCAGGATATGCCCGATGTGCTGCGTCGATTCTTCGGGCCGCAGGGACCACAAGGTCCGCAGGGACAAGGTCGGCCACGTGGCGCTGGCGAAGGCACCTCGATTGGATCGGGTTTCATTATTTCAGCCGACGGTTATGTGCTGACCAACAATCACGTCGTCGAAGGCGCAGATCAGGTCACCGTTCGTCTGTCTGATCGACGCGAACTTGATGCGAAAGTGGTTGGTACGGATCCGCAGACCGACATCGCCCTCCTCAAAGTCGAGGCTAGCAGTTTGCCGGTGGTTGCGATTGGTGATTCGACCAAGCTCAAGCAAGGGCAATGGGTGGTTGCGATCGGCTCGCCGTTCAATTTTGATCACACTGTGACGCACGGCATCATCAGTTCGGTCCAGCGCAAGTTTGGTGGCGCCGATCAGCAGTATGTCGGTTTCATCCAGACCGATGTGCCGATCAATCGCGGTAACTCTGGTGGTCCGTTATTCAATTTGAATGGCGAAGTGATCGGTATCAACTCGCAGATTCTGAGTAACACCGGCGGCTATATGGGTGTGTCGTTTTCGATCCCGATCGATGTGGCGATGAACGATGTCGAGCAAATCAAGAGCAAGGGACACGTTTCACGCGGCATGATCGGTGTGCAGATTCAGGACATCAATCGTGAAATGGCGCAAAGCCTCGGCCTGCCGCGTCCGGGCGGGGCGCTCGTCAACAAGATCACGCCTGCTGGCGCTGCGGAAAAAGCCGGCATCCATGTCGGTGACGTGATTGTGTCGTTCAACGGCAAGGATCTGGATCATTCGTCCGACTTGCCGCCGCTGGTCGGCATGAGCAAGCCGGGCAGCCAAGTGGAGGTCAAACTGTTCCGCGATGGCAAGACGCTCACCGTTCCGGTCACCGTAGGCGAGCTGCCGCAGGACAAGAACGCGCTAGCTGCCGCCGCAACGGCGACGCCGACCGCGGGTAACCCGCTGGGCATCGTGGTTGAGGATTTGACGGCAGAGCAACGCAAGGACCTGGGCCTGAAGGATCAGGGGGTGGTTATCAGCAATATCACAGGCGCGGCACGGCGCACCCAGCTGCAGCAGGGGGATGTGATCCTGATGGTGGGGAAGAAAGCTGTGAAGTCAGCCTTGGAGCTCAATCTGGCATTAAAGGACCTGAAGCCCGGCGACACCGCGATGTTGCTGGTGCGCCGTGAAGACGCGACTAGCTTTGTTGCAGTGACAATGCCAAAAGCCAAGGACAAGGGCTGA